The following are encoded in a window of Flavobacterium cupriresistens genomic DNA:
- a CDS encoding helix-turn-helix domain-containing protein: protein MIQKFEKEESKTPMYRVKLGLKLREFRLEKGFSVRDIIDMTSISKSSILKIEKGEAKNIDNYVEYAKAVEYPLETLVDFKIKLEPLNQLSTERKEATKLTAKIRKHIVNTAFLIEGKTIAEIRDELIRINQIDIKVKSADIAGVMRNLADDDVIKKEKLVNKNLYLKI from the coding sequence ATGATTCAAAAGTTTGAAAAAGAAGAGAGTAAAACGCCAATGTATAGAGTGAAACTTGGTTTAAAGCTAAGGGAGTTTAGACTCGAGAAAGGTTTTTCAGTTAGAGATATAATTGATATGACGAGTATATCAAAAAGCAGTATTTTGAAGATTGAAAAAGGAGAAGCAAAAAATATCGATAATTATGTTGAGTATGCAAAAGCTGTAGAATATCCATTGGAGACTTTAGTGGATTTCAAAATCAAGTTAGAGCCTTTGAATCAATTATCGACTGAACGGAAAGAAGCAACTAAATTAACTGCAAAAATCCGTAAACATATTGTAAATACTGCTTTTTTAATCGAAGGTAAAACGATTGCAGAAATTAGAGATGAACTTATCAGAATAAATCAGATAGATATTAAAGTTAAATCTGCAGATATTGCTGGTGTTATGAGGAATCTTGCAGATGATGATGTGATTAAGAAAGAAAAACTAGTAAACAAGAATCTTTATTTAAAGATTTGA
- a CDS encoding SusC/RagA family TonB-linked outer membrane protein, whose amino-acid sequence MKTFSLNKGLAALWYPFIFGFYLFCTPALARNTLLFSLSQQQTQVSGIVTDGTIPISGVSISVKNQNNTVVTDFDGKFTIIVSSHDILIFTYIGFKTIEIPVAERLVINVQMKQDATSLQEVKVNAGYYSVKESERTGSIARITSKDIETQPVTNVLATMQGRMAGVNIIQTTGVPGGGFDIKIRGQNSIRSEGNAPLYLIDGVPYASETIGYNQTSTVYPSTTSPLNSINPDTIESIEILKDADATAIYGSRGANGVVLITTKKGKAGKTTFTVSGSTGTGTVTKFMKLMNTEQYLAMRKQAFENDGIPYNSWDYDINGTWDQSRYTNWQKKLIGGTARITDLQTAISGGSEKTQFLISGNYHTQSSVFPGDFIYKKGDSQFNLSHRSEDNKFRVTLSAGYNSQNNDQPAFDFTYDARSLAPNAPALYDANGNLNWENGTWDNPLRNLNAKFEAKTNDLIANSVLSYELCQGLIIKSSFGYTNLSTVETRTAPSSVYNPDYNISSANSSLYVNNTDRSSWIIEPQISWTKELGLGKIDLLAGTTFQNQTTTRLFQSGTGYSSNNLIYNLASAKYINVLQNDQTIYKYQAFFGRINYNLDKRYIINLTARRDGSSRFGPGNQFATFGAVGLAWLFSNESFLKNTSWLSFGKLRSSYGTTGNDQIGDYQFLNTYSTTGVNYDGTVGLEPTRLYNADFGWETNKKLEAALELGFFHDKIFTTVSWYQNRSSNQLVGVPLPGTTGFTVLQSNLNAVVQNRGLELTLRTNNLTHENFSWTTSVNLTFAKNKLLSFPGLESSSYSQKYRLNEPLNIELVYQYKGVNAQTGVFEFEDINKDGKITFPEDRQKTVDLNPEYYGGLQNQLRFKRWNFDFLLQFVKQKNRISPMGFAGQMSNQPVYKTDRWQETGDLSAYQLYTTGNNGDAVTADYLYDRSDASITDASFIRLKNISLSYQLPLRLNTVQSKIILQGQNLLTFTKFKDGDPEFTSSGFLPPLKVITAGVQLTF is encoded by the coding sequence ATGAAAACTTTTTCATTAAATAAAGGGTTGGCAGCACTTTGGTATCCGTTTATTTTCGGATTCTATCTCTTTTGCACGCCAGCCTTAGCAAGGAACACCTTGCTGTTTTCCCTTTCACAACAACAAACACAAGTAAGCGGTATCGTAACTGATGGTACTATTCCCATTTCGGGAGTCAGTATTTCAGTAAAAAACCAAAACAATACCGTAGTTACTGATTTTGACGGGAAATTTACAATAATAGTGTCATCCCACGATATTCTTATTTTTACTTACATTGGTTTTAAAACAATTGAAATTCCAGTTGCAGAGCGCTTAGTCATTAATGTACAAATGAAGCAAGATGCCACTTCTCTTCAGGAAGTAAAAGTTAATGCAGGATATTATTCCGTAAAAGAAAGCGAACGCACGGGAAGTATTGCAAGAATTACTTCAAAGGATATCGAAACACAACCTGTTACTAATGTACTTGCCACAATGCAAGGTCGTATGGCAGGTGTAAATATCATACAGACCACAGGAGTGCCCGGCGGTGGTTTCGATATAAAAATCAGGGGACAAAACAGTATTCGTTCCGAAGGCAATGCTCCACTTTATCTCATAGACGGCGTACCCTATGCTTCAGAAACTATAGGATACAATCAGACTTCTACTGTTTATCCATCAACTACAAGTCCTTTAAACAGTATAAATCCTGATACTATTGAAAGTATTGAAATACTCAAAGATGCAGATGCCACTGCTATATATGGTTCAAGAGGTGCTAATGGTGTAGTACTGATCACAACTAAAAAAGGAAAAGCAGGAAAGACAACATTTACAGTCAGTGGTTCAACCGGAACAGGAACTGTGACCAAATTTATGAAACTCATGAATACCGAGCAGTATCTGGCTATGCGAAAACAAGCCTTTGAAAATGACGGAATCCCTTACAATTCATGGGACTATGATATTAATGGAACATGGGATCAAAGCAGATATACTAACTGGCAGAAAAAATTGATCGGTGGTACGGCAAGGATAACCGATCTTCAAACAGCTATTTCAGGGGGATCTGAAAAAACACAGTTTCTGATCAGTGGAAATTATCATACGCAATCCAGCGTATTTCCGGGTGATTTTATCTATAAAAAAGGCGATTCACAATTCAATTTAAGCCACCGCTCAGAAGACAATAAATTCAGGGTAACGCTCTCAGCAGGATATAATAGTCAAAACAATGATCAGCCCGCCTTTGATTTTACCTACGATGCCCGCTCACTCGCTCCTAATGCACCTGCCCTTTATGACGCTAACGGCAATCTAAACTGGGAAAACGGAACTTGGGATAATCCACTGCGGAACCTCAATGCTAAATTTGAAGCCAAAACAAATGATTTGATTGCAAACTCTGTGTTGTCTTACGAGTTATGTCAAGGACTGATAATCAAAAGTAGCTTTGGTTACACCAATTTGAGTACAGTCGAAACCCGTACGGCTCCTTCCTCAGTATACAACCCGGACTATAATATCAGTAGTGCTAATTCTTCGCTGTATGTAAACAACACAGACCGATCTTCCTGGATCATAGAGCCCCAGATCAGCTGGACAAAGGAGTTAGGTTTGGGAAAAATAGATCTTCTTGCAGGGACAACTTTTCAAAATCAGACTACAACCAGATTATTTCAGTCAGGTACGGGATATAGTTCCAATAACCTCATTTATAATCTCGCCTCTGCTAAGTACATTAATGTACTACAAAATGATCAAACCATCTATAAATATCAGGCATTTTTCGGGCGTATTAACTACAATTTAGACAAGCGTTATATCATCAACCTTACAGCAAGACGTGACGGGTCAAGTCGTTTTGGACCCGGCAATCAATTTGCTACTTTCGGAGCTGTAGGTCTGGCGTGGCTTTTTTCAAATGAAAGTTTTTTAAAAAATACCTCATGGTTAAGTTTTGGAAAATTAAGATCTAGTTACGGAACAACCGGGAATGATCAGATTGGCGATTATCAGTTCTTAAATACCTACTCTACTACTGGAGTAAATTATGACGGAACCGTCGGACTTGAACCAACCCGCCTTTACAATGCTGATTTTGGATGGGAAACCAATAAAAAACTTGAAGCTGCACTTGAATTAGGCTTTTTTCACGATAAAATATTTACAACCGTTTCATGGTATCAGAATAGATCATCCAATCAGCTTGTGGGTGTTCCACTGCCCGGAACAACTGGATTTACGGTACTTCAGTCCAATTTGAATGCTGTTGTTCAAAACAGAGGTTTGGAACTGACACTAAGAACCAATAATTTAACCCATGAAAATTTTAGCTGGACAACCAGCGTTAACCTGACCTTTGCAAAGAACAAACTCCTTAGCTTTCCGGGATTAGAAAGTTCTTCTTACAGCCAGAAATACCGTCTTAATGAGCCCTTAAATATTGAACTTGTCTACCAGTATAAAGGAGTCAATGCTCAAACTGGTGTCTTTGAATTTGAAGACATCAATAAAGATGGCAAAATTACTTTTCCTGAAGACAGACAGAAAACCGTTGATCTGAATCCAGAGTATTATGGAGGACTGCAAAATCAACTGCGTTTTAAACGGTGGAATTTCGACTTCTTATTGCAGTTTGTCAAACAAAAAAACAGAATAAGTCCAATGGGCTTTGCAGGTCAGATGTCCAATCAGCCTGTTTATAAAACAGACCGCTGGCAAGAAACCGGAGATCTTTCAGCCTATCAATTGTACACAACGGGTAACAATGGTGATGCTGTAACAGCAGATTATTTATACGACCGTAGCGATGCCTCCATAACGGACGCTTCATTTATAAGACTTAAAAACATTTCACTTTCTTATCAATTACCCCTGCGCTTAAACACAGTGCAATCTAAAATTATACTGCAAGGTCAAAATCTTTTGACTTTCACCAAATTCAAAGACGGCGATCCTGAATTTACTTCCTCCGGATTTCTCCCTCCTTTAAAAGTCATAACTGCAGGTGTCCAATTAACATTTTAA